Sequence from the Besnoitia besnoiti strain Bb-Ger1 chromosome Unknown contig00014, whole genome shotgun sequence genome:
aagaggaagaccGGCAAAGGGGAGTCTCACGCCGGTCTACGCGCGCGTGGGTGTGGAAGCACGCTTATCTGTGTGTTGTCTCGCCTTTTCGCACGCCTCTAGTTTTTGGGTAGTGTTGTTTTTCTTCAGGAAAAGCCTAGGCCGCAGCTCAAGGAGCTCATGCCGACGTTTCCGGACACCAACAACCAAGGTATGCTGTTTTCggtttcttttttttttctttttctgcgcgttTCCTCATACGCTTGCCGGTCAAGCACGGGAGACAAAGCTGGATGCCTCCCTACTTGGTGAGCGGCGGGAGTGTGCTACGTTACGGAGGATGGGGGTGGTCCCTCCACCATTGTCTTTCGAGGCGTCGCAGGGCAATCGTCACACGCCATGCAGATGCGTAGTTTAGATTTTTCAGATACACTGACGCGTCGTCCCCTCGATAAACTCGTGAGGGCGGAGCGCTACACGCGGCTTTATTGTTCACTCTGGGGAGCTGTAGGCGTGCGCCGTAGATCGTTCAGAAGCAACTGATTCTCAACGTGATGTCTGCATGCTGAACTCATGCGTCCGCATTCATTCGCTTTTCTGCGCGGGGATTTGTGGCGCCATGCTCTCAGCACGCCGGAAGAAGCGACGCCTGGGCAGCGGCAACGCGTTCGATGAGCAGAAACGTGAGTGCAGAAAGGAGGCAGGCAATTCTTACATAACTCGAAACTGAATCTACTCATGCGTACTGTTATATATGTGCGTATTCACTTACATACAGCTATATATAAGTTTTTCTCAATTTTTGCTCGGATACGCGCGCCAGCAAATCCGCTCCACGTCGCCGTTTTGCCACGACCTGAAGACATCGTGGGCGTCATTCGGATGCCAAATCCTCAATGCCTATATactaatatatatatatgcttgcGTGTGCGCAACACATATCTGTATAGCGCACGATATGTGAACACATATCTCCATGCATAGGCATCGGACAAACTCTCGATGTACTGTTAGAGTGCCCGCCACGCAATCGACGTGCCGCTGCTGTATAGCTCGGATTTTCGGGACTTCTTTGTCCCTTCGtcgtgtctctcctctccacagctttttttttctgtctctgcgttgcgCCCACAGATCAAGACTCCTTCCGCTTCGGCGCCAGGGTGGACGCGGAGAAATTTCTTTCCGCACTCGCGGATCAGTCtaaggagaagaaggagaagaaattAGGGAAAGGCAGGTGAcgttctccgcgcgcttccgTTCTTTTCGTTGAGGTCGTGGCGCTGACGGGGCGCGAGAGTTAAGAAGGGGGggctggcgacgacggaagccgcgaggcgctgcaccGCTGTGGCAAACCCCGGGGACGAGGCACCTgggagcgcctgcgccagacGGAGATCTCCCCTCGCCTGCGGTGTACTGATTAGACGTGTACGTaggtgcatgcacgcgcgcgtatatgtgtgtatgtggcCCGATATATATTCTACATTCCTGTGAAAATataaaaccctaaaccctaaatatatatatatatatattcacaGGAATGTAGAATATAGTTTCGTTTAGCGGCCCGCGTGGGCGTGCAgtgcatgcaggcgcgcagccagcAGAGCGTGTTTGTTTTCTCGCTTCCCGCGGTGCGTGTCCGAGTGCTGTTAGTGTGGAGAGGCAGCCGGGGGATGAGAACCTGAAACGTTTTTTTCGTGCATCCATTTTGGTGGGGGGCAccgtttttcctctctcgctgcaggcgatgATACGGTTTTGTCGAGTTGCTGGCAGTGAGGCGCAGCTCACACAAGTCTTGGGGTCGGTGGCGGAGCCGCGATGCATTCGTGTCTTTCGGGGATTTTTTCCACTGTCGGTCTCTGCTGAGTCAGTCTTGCCATCCGGGCGCAGCCCAAACCAAGTCCCTAAGTTCTACCAGCTGTCGGCTCGCGTTTTGCGAGGGCGACCCGTTTCGACATCCGCGTTGCAtttgcacatgcatgcgaccATAGTTGTCCCGAATTTTTTCGTGCACGGGGCGCAGAGCACACATATACACCGAACTCCTAGCGGTATCCGAGGGAGTGACTGAGAAGCTTCGGAAGACCTTGCGACGCGAAGAGCTCGGAAACTTAGGAATTCGGTCGAACCAAGTGACCGGTCTAGTGTGCCAAAGAGCCGACAGTCGTATCAGATACACTCGAGACGATCTCCTGGACAATGTTGGTTATGAAAACCACGGAAAACGCAAAATAAAGAAACGCCTCCTGCAGTGTGTGTACACGCCGCAGAGCTACTGGAGTCAAAGCGCCACGTGTACCGAGCAACACCGATTTCGACTCGTTCGCAAAAGAGAGCCCCTTTGCCTATGGTGTTTTGCTTCCCACGTGGACTTCGTGGCAGCGGAGTAAAAATTTGAACGCAGTTTCTCTAGAATGAATTACTGGCacacggcgcgccgcgccgcgtgccgccgGAGACACCCCAACGACACTACGCTGCTTCTACGGAAGATATTTACCGTTAACGAGCAATCAGCCCAGTAAAAGAGTCACTTCGTCTGGATTCTATCCCAGTTGAAGACCGAGAGAAGTGGAAAGTTGCGTGCGACGTTTTTCAAGAAAGAACAGTGCGCAATCATTGTATCAAGCCGGAGAACGGATCTTTTTCCTTGCCGTCTCGCCGACCATGGATGAGAGCTTAAGTGTACATACAGCGGAAGTGTTGTCCTGATGTGTCATCTTGTTGTTTCTTCCAGAATTATTCAAGCTTACTGCAAGACGCCATTTCGTCCCCCTTCAGCACAGCTTCTTTATAGTCTGGCGGTTTCCTCTGCTCTTTCTCTACGAGTATGACAACTACACACGACAGTTCGCGCTTGCCCGCTTTGCGTGGTGTCACGCGCGCTTTCACCCACCAGCAAAAGTGAGactttttctgtctcttctttgccGTTCCATCGCCATACGGGAGCGCCGACTTGCACCGCCAGCTCTCTCATTTCCTCCTATTCCTGAGACACACAGAGtgtggagaggcgacggTCGAAGGAAGGCGTTCAGCCTTGGAAGCCCTTCGCTAATGCGCATGTCTCCTGATCCTCTTTTCTCATGACAAAAAAAGCCTTGTCGTCCTCCGTTCGTGCTCGCATTCACATTTTCTTTCTATCGAATACGTCTCGCAGCGTGGAATTCAAACAACCCTACTCGGTCATCTGCATTTTTCTTTCTTGTTTTGCATTTCTTTCCCGTGTGTAGGGCGCTGGTGTCCACCTGTCTCTCGTGGCCCAACGCGCTCCCTCTTGTCCTGCCTGTGGATTTCGGTTCCTCTCCTTGTGCTTCGGCCAGATCTCCTGCTTTCCTCTGGCTGATTGGTTCTCCATGCGCCTCATTTTCTCTTGCCGAAGGAGGCGTGTGCCCAGAGTTCCACCGCGGGAGACGTCGGTTGCGGGCTCGTTCAGCGGCGTCCTTCGTTCCTGCTAGCGCGAAgcctcgctctctggcgTGGGAGAACCATGCGACCCCCTGCtcccgcgctctcctcttcgtcttttcTCCAGCCCCGCTTTCTCCCGCCGGACTCgtctgccttcctctcctccgccctcgcgccggcgtccgTGGCCTCGCCGCTCAGTGCTGCAGGtctgccctcctcgccttcaggCGCGCCCTACGGTCTAGCGACggtcggcgcgctcgcgtcttgGCTGatgctcctctgcgtcgcgcaggaGCTTCCTTACGACTTGGGAGAGAACGTCGGTATCCGCTTTCGGCGCTGGGTTCGCCGCTACCCCGCGCTGTTTGCGCCCTGGAAGGCCTTCCTGCGCTGGCTTGGCCGCCAGACGCGTCTCGTCTCCATCGGGGACTACATCCTCACTGAACACATGCGCCTGAGTGCGTAGAGCGACGCCACCTTGCGCTCTATCCACGCTAGGTTTCTTTAAAGCCTCCaacttccgcttcctcgcttcttTCTCAAAcccggcgacgacgagtgGGCGTCGATTCCGCACgcgagcgagcagcgaggcaaGCCGGGAGTCTCCCCCGTCACCTAGGGGAGCGGCTGTCATCTTTTCTTTGCTTTCTTTCACCGAGCCGGGCGAACGCACGCTCTGTCTCGACTCTgctctcggcggcgagacGTCAGTCGGTCTCTGGGTGTGTgaagcgcctcgacgccACGCACTTCGCTCCGGCTCGCGGGAGACAAAGAAAAATGAACGCGAGACGTAGGCGCGACGACTGGCGGTGCGCCGGCCTGCGGGGGGCAGgcgtgcgcgacgcgcagggctCGACAAAAGCTCTCTCTTcagccgcttccg
This genomic interval carries:
- a CDS encoding uncharacterized protein (encoded by transcript BESB_025630), with the translated sequence MRPPAPALSSSSFLQPRFLPPDSSAFLSSALAPASVASPLSAAGLPSSPSGAPYGLATVGALASWLMLLCVAQELPYDLGENVGIRFRRWVRRYPALFAPWKAFLRWLGRQTRLVSIGDYILTEHMRLSA